In the Elizabethkingia bruuniana genome, GAGAAAGGATCATCTGCTTTTGCCAGAAGTTGTAACATCAGCTGGTAAGGCGTGTATCCCATTCCCAGAAGCATACTCTCATCCCGGTAATAGGGACTTACCCAATCATGCTTTTGAAGATGATAAGCTGTTGCCAGCTGAATAGCTTCATGTCCGCGGGAAGTACTATGTACATATTTGCAGATTTGTTTTTTTTCATCATACAAATTAGCGATAGCTCTGGCTTTCATCATATCTTCAAAAGCCTGTAGTAGTATTTTTTTATCGAGATGTTTTTTAAAGTCAACTTCCATATCTGACAAATATAGATAAATTTACTTAACGATCGTTAGGTAAAATATTTTTGAAGGTTTAATGTACTTAAATTTTTGTAAATCAATTTGTTAATTTTTGTTTAAGCTGGGTTTTGTGCGTTTTGCAATAAAAAAAGCTTATGTTGAAATTCAATGTTGTACAGAAAATCAATTGAACCTGAAACTTTTTTTACGTTCACTTTTTTCGTAATTTTACTCAAATTTCTGATGGATTATGTTCTTGATTTTTGATACAGAAACAACTGGTTTACCCCGAAATTTTAATGCTCCTTTAACTGACTTCGACAACTGGCCGCGCATGGTTCAGATTGCATGGCAGTTACACGACGAGCATGGAAATCTTATAGAGAATCAGGATTATATTGTAAAGCCCGAGGGCTACGATATTCCGTTTAATGCATACCGCATCCACGGGATATCTACAGAGATGGCGATGCGTGAAGGCCGCGATCTTAAAGAAGTACTTAACGAGTTCAAAGAAGTACTGAAAAAAACAAAGGTAGTAGCAGGGCATAATGTAAGCTTTGACTACAGTATTGTAGGATCCGAATTTCTTAGAAAGGAAGTGGAGGACAGTCTGAAAGACAAGCCTATTGTAGATACGATGGAGTTTGGTACCAACGTATGTCAGCTTCCCGGAGGTAGAGGTGGAAGATTCAAATCTCCTAAACTGGAGGAACTTTCTGAAAAATTATTCGGACACAAATTCGATGAAGCTCACAATGCTGCAGCCGATGTAAATGCTACAGCACAAGCATTCTTCGAAATGATGAGATTGGAAGTTTATCCATTGGATAGAATTTTCTTCGATGATGTACAGATGAAGGCCTTTAAGGATCATAATCCTGCTGTCTTCAAACCTTTCGATATTGTTATCCGAAGACAGGTTGCTGACTCTAAAAAGCGGAAGAAAACTGCTGACTTTGGTGATACTGATGATATTGATATCGGGAATTTCTTCCATTTTTATAGCCACAGTATTTATTCAACTTTACAGGCAACGACTGGTTTAGCTGATATGGTCTCCATAGCCGAAAAGAATAATTTTCCGGCTGTAGGCCTTGTTGACCTGGGCAATATGATGGGTGCCTTTAAGTTTATCGATGAGGTTGAAAAGTATAACGGAAATCTTAAGCAAAAGAAGCAGGATGCCGAAGCTGCTGAAGAAAAGCCAGACAACTATGATGAAATTAACAGTGCAAAGTTCCTTACACCTATTTTGGGGCTAGAGCTTTATATTTCGGAGCGTTATCAGCAGAGACAATTTACTAAAGACGATCCGGACAGAAGAACTCAGGTTGTATTATTGGCTAAAAACTTTGAAGGATATAAAAATCTGGCAAAACTTTCATCTATAGGGTTTAAAGAAGGTTATTATGCAGGGGTTCCAAGGATTAGCCGTGCACTAATATCTCAATATAAAGACAATCTTATTGCACTGACAGGAAGTTTGTCCTGTGAAGTTCCGTCTACTATTCTAGAATTGGGGGAGCAACGTGGTGAGGAAGTTTTCCAGTGGTGGCTGAATGAATTTGGTGATGATTTCTATGTGCAGATACAGAATCACCAGATGGATGAGGAAGACTATGTTAATGAGATTTTATTAAAGTTTGCGGATAAGCATAATGTAAAGATACTGGCACAAAACGAAACTTATTATACCCGTAAATCGGATGCTAAGATCCAGGATATTGTAGCCTGTATTAAAGATGGTGAGAAACTTTCGACACCTGTAGGTAAAGGATTTGGGAAAAGAAAAGGTCTGAACAGTGAACAGTTTTATCTGAAAAATAGTGAAGAAGTTAAGCAGGCTTTTCAGATGTATCCGGATGCTTTCATTGCATATGATGAATTTCTGAATAAGTTTGAATCTTATAAACTAAAAAGAGATGTTCTCTTACCTAAGTTTGATATTCCTGAGGAATTCCAGGATGCTGAAGATCTGAATGACGGTGGTAAAAGAGGAGAAATGAATTTCCTGAGACATCTTACCTACGAAGGCGCCCGAAAAAAATATGAAGAGATCACCGATGATATAAGGGAAAGACTAGACTTCGAACTGGATATTATTGCTAAAACAGGGTATCCGGGATATTTCCTTATTGTACAGGATTTTTGTAATGAAGCTAAAAATATGGGGGTATCGGTTGGACCAGGACGGGGATCTGCAGCAGGATCTGCTGTGGCTTACTGTATCGGAATTACCAATGTAGACCCTATTAAATATGATCTCCTTTTTGAGCGTTTTCTTAACCCGGAAAGGATTTCGATGCCCGATATCGATATCGATTTTGATGATGAAGGACGGGATCGTGTTATTAAATGGGTAATTGATAAATATGGGCAAAATCAGGTAGCACAGATTATTACCTATTCTGTATTGGGGGGGAAATCGGCTATTAAAGATGCAGGAAGGGTACTGGATGTATCTATTCCTGAAACCAATAATATTGCAAAGCTAATTCCGAATACACCGGGGATGAACATTGCGAAAGTGATGAAGTCCGACTTGAAGAAATTCAAGCCGGAAGATCTTCCGTTGGTGGATGAAATAAAAGGAATTCTGAACAATCCGGATGATGGCCGTTTCAATGTATTGGACAGTGCTTACAAAATGGAAGGCTGTATCCGAAATACCGGTATCCACGCCTGTGGGGTAATTATTACGCCGGAAGATATCAGTAATTTGGTTCCGGTGACCATTGCAGCAAAAGATGCGGATATTTTGGTATCTCAGTTTGACAACTCGGTAGCTGAAAGTGCCGGATTGCTGAAAATGGACTTCCTGGGACTTAGGACGCTTACCATCATTAAAGATGCTGTTAAACTAATTAAAAACAGACATGGAATAGAGATTATTCCGGATGATATACCGCTAGACGATGCTAAGACCTACCAGCTCTTTAAAGAAGGTCGTACGATTGGTATTTTCCAGTATGAATCTGCAGGTATGCAGAAATACATGCGTGAGCTAAAGCCCACAGTATTTGCCGATCTTATTGCCATGAATGCATTGTACCGACCGGGACCTATTAAGTATATACCGAACTTTATCAACCGGAAGCATGGTCTGGAAGAAATTATATATGACCTGCCGGAAACACAGGAGTATCTACAGGAAACCTATGGAATTACGGTATATCAGGAGCAGGTAATGCTACTGTCTCAGAAGCTGGCCAACTTTACCAAAGGTGAGGCCGATACGCTGAGAAAAGCAATGGGTAAAAAGCAGAAAGCGGTACTGGATAAGATGTTCCCTAAATTTATTGAAGGCGGGAAGAAAAATAATCTGGACGAAGAGAAACTTCATAAAATCTGGAAAGACTGGGAAGCCTTTGCAGAATATGCATTTAACAAGTCTCACTCCACATGTTATGCTTATATCGCTTATCATACTGCTTATCTGAAAGCTAATTATCCGGCTGAATATATGGCGAGTGTAATGAGTAACAACATTAACAATACCAAGCAGATTACCCTGTTCATGGAGGATTGCCAGGCGATGGGTGTAGACGTTTTGGGGCCATCTGTTAATGAATCTGAATATGAATTTGCAGTAAACGAAAAAGGGCAGATTCGTTTTGGACTTGGTGCTATAAAAGGGATTGGGGAAGGACCATCGGAAGCTATTTGTAAGGAAAGAGAACAGGGTGGTAGATTTACCGATATCTACAGTCTTTTTGAAAGAATTCCTTCATCACAACTAAATAAAAGGGTAGTGGAAAGTTTGGTATTTGCCGGAGCTTTCGACGAATTAGATTCTTATCACCGTGCCCAATATTTCGATGTAGATACTGCGGGAAGAACCAATATTGAACGTTTACTAAAATACAGTAACAGTTTCCAGGATAGTAAAAACTCTGTAGAAAACTCTTTATTTGCTGATTTCGCTGATGAGGTTCAGATTGAAAGACCAAAAATAAATCCGGCTCCGGAATGGCAGAATATGCATAAACTGAACCGGGAAAAAGAAGCCATAGGTTTCTATCTTTCGGCGCATCCGTTGGATGAATTCTATTATCAGTATAAGTTTATTCAGGGAGCACTGAGTAAAAAATCCGTGGTAAACAAAAAGCTGGATGAAGAACTGGAAAAAGCTCCTGAAAATGAAAAAGTAGAAGAACAGGATGATAAGGATGAAGTATCTACAGATATCGATTTCCCTGCTGATATATTGGAGGTAGACGGAGATGAAATTATCGAAGAGGTTATTAAAAAAGTGGACCCCAGAGGGAAGTTTAATTTCCTGAACCTGGATGAGGTAGACCCTTATAGAGATTTTGTGCTTCAAAGAGATTTTTCCAATCTTACACCTGCTGAAATTTCAAAGTTAAAAGAGAAAAAATTCCGGAGTAAAGGAAATGATAATTCCAAAGAATACATGGTTTCCGGTCTTATTACGGAGTATGTGATAAGGGATGGTTACGAAAGCGGAACGAAGATAGCCTTTATTACATTGGAAGATTATACAGGTTCATATTCTTTCAGACTGAATGATAAAGACTACATGCGCTTGAGAGAAAAGCTTGGAGAGCATAGGTTTGTAATTTTTAAGATCAAATTTGCACCTTCTAAAGACTTTGACAGATTATATGTAAATGTTACTGAGGTTATTGACCTGAAAGAAGCTTTCGACCGCTATGCCAATCAGCTCTCTTTGGTAGTACCATTTAATGAAGTAGATCAGGATGATATAGAATTTTTCAGACGTACTTTTGCCCACAATAAAGGGGTGCATAAACTAAGTTTCTATCTGAAAGATCCGGTTGAAAATCATTTTGTAGAACTCAATTCAATGCAGACCTCGGTAGATATAAGTGCTGAAACAATAAAGCTTCTGCACGAGTATAAGAAATATGAGTTATTCTTAAATTAAACAAAAAATCCTCAGTCAATGCTGAGGATTTTTACTTTAAGTTTTTGTTATTTAAAGTTTTATGATTTTATTTTGTAACTTTGAATTGTTTTAGATTATTAAAATGGATATTCAAACCAGAAAATTAAAATTCATCCAGGAGTTCCTGAAAATACAAAGCGAAGAGTTACTTTCTCGCTTAGAAGGAATATTGAAGGATAATAATGATTTTTCACCTTTTACAGTTGAGGAATTTAATTCCAGAATTGATAGGTCTTTAGATGATTCTAAGAATGATAAAGTTATTGCATCTGATGAATTGCTTTCTGAAATTAAGCAATGGCAATAAAGATATTTTGGACTGATTTTGCTAAAAAAGAATTAAAGAAAATTTTTGATTATTACAAAGTCAAAGCAGGTTCTAAAGTTTCAATAAAATTAATTACTAATATTATTGAGAGCACTGAGATTTTAATATTCCAAACGGATATTGGCCAAAAAGAGGAATTACTTTTAGATCGTATTCAAAATTTTAGATATTTAGTTTATAAAAATTATAAGATTATATACTGGCATAATAAAGAGAAAAACAGAATAGAGATAAGTGATGTTTTTGATGCCAGGCAAAATCCGATTAAAATAAAACGTCGAAAATAAATTTTATTTTCGACGTTTTTAATTATTTAGACACAGCTTTTTCAGCTGCCAGTTTTGCCTGAGTTTGCCATTGAATAACGGCTTTTTGTCTTTCCGTATCGAAAGTGTGGTTGTCCTTTAGAGGCTTCTGAAGTTTGCTCTTATGATTCTTTATTCTTGCATCCAGTTCTTCGTTGGTCAGGTATTTTTCATAGACCGGTACAAGGCTTTTCAGCATGCTTTGATAGTTTAGTCCGGATTCCAGTGTCTGATAATATATTGGTGAAAGATTTCTGTTGTCAGCAACTCTCAATTTTGTAATGCTTGCAGAAAGATCTTTTTTAAAATTTGCTTCAGATTCTTCCAAGTGGATTAATGATTCTGCTTTTTTAGCTTTAGCAGTTTGACCAAATGTCAAAAGAGAAGCAAAGCAGGTAATTATAATGGGATATTTCATATAGTTTTATATTATTTAGACGATGGATAGTTCATAATTACTTCTTTCTGAACAGGATATTTTTCATTAATTTTCTTCATGACCTTCTGTCCAAGCTTCATGCCCCATTCCTGTCCTGCCTGCATAGATTCCTTTGTCATATCTGGCATTGTTTTTATTACTTTTTGCCCAGTAGATGTTTTATAGAAAGCAATGATATCATCCAGTTCTTTTTCTGTGTAGTATTTTGAATATATTGGAATAAGAAGCTCTTCGAAGTCATTTGTATTAGCTGTTTCCTTTTTTAATTCGTCCCAGTATTCAGCAGGGACTTGCTTGTAATAGGTTTGATAGGAGTTAATCATATTGTCCATTACCTGATTAGCAACTCCTAATACGTTAGTAAGCTTTAGAAAAGTTTTTATCTTTTCTTTTTTTGCGGGTGAAACTGTCTGTTCCTGAGCAAATGTCAGGCTAGCAGCTAGTATTAAAAGAAGTATTGTAATTTTTTTCATTAGTATTTCTTTAAATCAAAAGTACAATAAAAAAAATCCCGACAGAAAAAAAATATCTGCCGGGATCCTATAAACATAAATTAAACTATTTACTACTATTTAGTGATTGTGCTTTGGTGTAAAGCCATCCTCACTTACTTCCAATGGTTTATAATCTGCAACCATTTCTTTGGCATAATCTACTTTTTCGCCTTTGGTGGAAATTCTAATTAACCAGTCGAAACCAGAATAGATAACCGGAACGAAAATTAGGGTAAGGAATAATGAAGATGTTAAACCACCTATAATTACCCATGCTAATCCGTTGTTAAGCTCTGCTGCTGCTCCTTGTGCCAATGCAATCGGAATCATACCGAAAACCATCGCAATAGTGGTCATAAGGATTGGACGAAGTCTGGCATGGTTAGCCTGAAGCAATGCATTGAATGTGTTTTCTCCGGCTTCTTTTCTATGGTTAGCAAAGTCTACCAGCATAATCGCATTCTTACATACAAGACCAATCAACATGATAACCCCAAGAATGGTAAATACGTTCAGAGAGTTATTAGTTAAAGCCAAGATTGCTAATACCCCGATAAGAGATAACGGAACCGAGAACAATACCACAAACGGATATACAAAGCTGTCGTATAGAGCAACCATTACAAGGTATACTAAGATGATAGCGGCCATAAGGGCAATACCTAGTGTACCGAAACCTTCATTTTGGTTCTCCATATCACCACTCCATACATAGTTAACTCCTGAAGGTCTTTTCAGTTTAGAGAATTGAGCTTCCCACTGCTGTGCAACTGTACCTGTAGGAATACCTACAGTTTGCGCGTTAATCGTTACAGAAGGAGATTTATCTCTTCTTTCCAGGAAGCTAGGTCCTGAACCTTCTGTAATAGTAGCGAACTGATCCAGTTTGATCTTTTCTCCTTTACCATTTACAAAGATGATGCTTTTTACATCGTCTACACTTGATCTGTTCAGCTGATTAAAACGGATGTTGATATCATATTCGTAATCACCTGCACGGAATTTACCATCTGTATTTCCACTAAAAGCGGTCTGCATTGTCAATCCTACATCCTGTATATTTAATCCAAGGGCAGACATTTTATCACGGTCGATGGCGATATTAATTTCCGGGTTACCACCTTCAGACGAAAGTCTAACTTCGGAAGCTCCTTTAATTTTTTTCAGTTGCGCCATTGCCTGATTAGCAAACTCATTGATGCTTTTCAAATCTGGTCCTGTTACTACTAATGCCAGCGGAGCTTGTTCCGCACCCATCAGACCTACAGGAACCGTTTTAATTTTTGCACCTACTAATACCTTAGAAAGTTCATTTTTAACCTTAGCAGCATATACGAATGAGTTATCCGCTCTTTTATCTTTACCAACAAGGATCACATCGATCTCTGATTTGTATGCTGTTGCCTGAGCTCCACCGAAACCATCACTTTGCTGACCAACGGTTGTAATCATTTTTACAACTTCTGATTTTTTAGACAAATAATCTTCAGCTTTCTGTGTCATAAAGTTGGTTTTCTCTACAGAAGCATCTTTAGGAAGCTCTATTTGTACAAGGAATTCACCTTTATCAATCTTAGAAAAGAATTCCCCTCCGATAAATTTCATTAAGCCTAATGACATGAAGAATAATACAATTACAATAACTACTGTAGAAATCTTTGTCCATCTGTTTTTCAGACACCATTTAAGTAAGTCAGATACCCAATGGGTGAAGTTATCCAGTTGCTTTTCGAATCCAAGGATGAATTTTTCGAAAATATTTTTTCCTGTAAGGTGTGTAAGTTTACCAAATCTTGAAGATAGCCATGGTACAATAGTAAAGGAAGCTAACAATGATAGCAACGTTGCAATAACCACGGTTACACAGAACTGGGAGATAATATTAGATACCAAACCAGTACTCATCGCAATTGGTAAGAATACTACCACAATTACTAATGTAATGGAAGTTACTGTCATACCGATTTCTGCAGTTGCATCATAAGAAGCTCTTACTTTGTTTTTTCCCATCTCCATATGTCGATAGATGTTTTCCAATACCACAATCGCATCATCCACAAGGATACCTACAACCAGGGAAAGTCCCAGTAAACTCATTAAGTTCAGCGTATATCCCATTAGTGCCATACCAATAAAGGTTGCAACTAATGATGCCGGAATGGATACCATTACGATAAAGGCATTACGGATACTGTGAAGGAATAATAACATTACTACAGCTACAAGGATAATCGCGATAAACAAGTCATGCGTTACATTGTCTGCAGCAGTAAGGGTAAATGTAGAAGTATCATTTACAACATTAAGTTTTACATTTTGTTGTGCATAATCTTTCTCAATTTTCTCAATCGTTTGTTTTGTCAATTCACTTACTTCAACAGCGTTGGCATCGGACTGTTTCACTACCTGAAGAAGGATCGCCGGCTTTCTGTCAATTCTTGCTACTTTTTCAGCATCTTTCTGAGCATCTTCAACAAAAGCAACATCCGAAAGTCTAATTTGGGCACCGTCTTTAACAGCTATTACAAGATTAGAAAGCTCTTCTACATTTTTGTATTTTCCGGATAATCTGATGATAGTACTGTTCTCACGGGTTTTTACGTTTCCGGTCGGGAAGTCAACATTGGATGTAAGAATCGCCTGTTGTACCTGCGGAATAGATAGTCCGTAACCTTCCAGTTTATTTTTATCCAGATTTACTTTAATTTCTCTTTCCTGTCCACCGATAAGGTTTACTTGTGCAACACCTTTTACCCTTGATAGTACCGGCTGGATTTTTTTATCCAAAAGGTCATAGAAGGCAACACTACTCAGGTTAGAAGTAGCACCGGCCGTGATAATAGGAAGGTCACTCAGGGAGAACTTCTGTAATGAAGGTGCTTTTACGTCTTTCGGAAAGTCAGCAATAATAGCGTTGATCTTTCTCTGAGCGTCATTCAGCGCATAGTCTGTGTCGGCACCGGCATTCAGGGTAATCGTAACGAGTGATAAACTCTCAAATGATTTGGATTCTACTTTCTTTACGTTTTCCAGTGAAGAAACGGCATCTTCAATTTTCTTGGTTACTGTTGTTTCAACCTCGGCAGGCGATGCTCCCGGGTAAATGGTGGAAACACTTACTACGTTGATTTCGAATTTCGGGATTAGCTCATACCCCATAGAGGAGTAACCGAGTATCCCACCCAGGGTTAGTATTGTAAACAATACAATAACCAGGGTTGGTCGTTTTATGGATATTTCTGCTAATTTCACGTCTTTTTAATTTTAGTTGTGGCCACTGCCTGCTTACTTGATAACTGAAATTTTAGTACCGTCGGTAAGGTTAATCTGACCGCTGGTTACAACTCTGTCTCCTTCATTCAGTCCGCTGATAATTTCTATTTTATCTCCAAAGATTCTTCCGCCTACTACTTTTGTAAGTTTTACAGTGTTATCTTTTTGTACAACAAATACTTTGTTGTTGCTAACGCCATCTACAAAAGCATTTTTAGGAAGAGTCATATAAGCATGTTGTGTTCCTGTTTCTTTAGCAGAAAAAACAGCTGTACCATACATACCAGCTCTTAGCTCATTGTTTGGATTGTTGTCTACCGTAATTTCTATAGGGAAGTTAAGAGAAGCATCAGCTAACGGAGCAATAAATGTAATTCTGCCTGAGAACTCTTTATCCGGATAAACGCTTGCTTTTATTTTGATCTGATCTCCGATTCTTAATTTTGCTACTTCACTTTCGTTCACAGTTACCTGTAACTTCAGTTTAGAAACATTTACGATCTCAAAAAGCGGAGTTCCTGTAGATACTACAGCACCTGGTTCAACCGTTTTTTTGTTAATATAACCACTGATTAACGTTCTTACATTGGAATCACCAATCTTAATACCTGCCTGATCTAATGAGTTCTTAGCATTTTTTAGCTGAAGTCTGGACTGATCAAGTTGTTGCTTGGTTACGCCGCCTGTTTTATATGCATTTTCGTAACGCTGATTGTCTACAACGGCGTTCTGA is a window encoding:
- a CDS encoding efflux RND transporter permease subunit encodes the protein MKLAEISIKRPTLVIVLFTILTLGGILGYSSMGYELIPKFEINVVSVSTIYPGASPAEVETTVTKKIEDAVSSLENVKKVESKSFESLSLVTITLNAGADTDYALNDAQRKINAIIADFPKDVKAPSLQKFSLSDLPIITAGATSNLSSVAFYDLLDKKIQPVLSRVKGVAQVNLIGGQEREIKVNLDKNKLEGYGLSIPQVQQAILTSNVDFPTGNVKTRENSTIIRLSGKYKNVEELSNLVIAVKDGAQIRLSDVAFVEDAQKDAEKVARIDRKPAILLQVVKQSDANAVEVSELTKQTIEKIEKDYAQQNVKLNVVNDTSTFTLTAADNVTHDLFIAIILVAVVMLLFLHSIRNAFIVMVSIPASLVATFIGMALMGYTLNLMSLLGLSLVVGILVDDAIVVLENIYRHMEMGKNKVRASYDATAEIGMTVTSITLVIVVVFLPIAMSTGLVSNIISQFCVTVVIATLLSLLASFTIVPWLSSRFGKLTHLTGKNIFEKFILGFEKQLDNFTHWVSDLLKWCLKNRWTKISTVVIVIVLFFMSLGLMKFIGGEFFSKIDKGEFLVQIELPKDASVEKTNFMTQKAEDYLSKKSEVVKMITTVGQQSDGFGGAQATAYKSEIDVILVGKDKRADNSFVYAAKVKNELSKVLVGAKIKTVPVGLMGAEQAPLALVVTGPDLKSINEFANQAMAQLKKIKGASEVRLSSEGGNPEINIAIDRDKMSALGLNIQDVGLTMQTAFSGNTDGKFRAGDYEYDINIRFNQLNRSSVDDVKSIIFVNGKGEKIKLDQFATITEGSGPSFLERRDKSPSVTINAQTVGIPTGTVAQQWEAQFSKLKRPSGVNYVWSGDMENQNEGFGTLGIALMAAIILVYLVMVALYDSFVYPFVVLFSVPLSLIGVLAILALTNNSLNVFTILGVIMLIGLVCKNAIMLVDFANHRKEAGENTFNALLQANHARLRPILMTTIAMVFGMIPIALAQGAAAELNNGLAWVIIGGLTSSLFLTLIFVPVIYSGFDWLIRISTKGEKVDYAKEMVADYKPLEVSEDGFTPKHNH
- a CDS encoding type II toxin-antitoxin system RelE/ParE family toxin; the protein is MAIKIFWTDFAKKELKKIFDYYKVKAGSKVSIKLITNIIESTEILIFQTDIGQKEELLLDRIQNFRYLVYKNYKIIYWHNKEKNRIEISDVFDARQNPIKIKRRK
- the dnaE gene encoding DNA polymerase III subunit alpha, with the protein product MFLIFDTETTGLPRNFNAPLTDFDNWPRMVQIAWQLHDEHGNLIENQDYIVKPEGYDIPFNAYRIHGISTEMAMREGRDLKEVLNEFKEVLKKTKVVAGHNVSFDYSIVGSEFLRKEVEDSLKDKPIVDTMEFGTNVCQLPGGRGGRFKSPKLEELSEKLFGHKFDEAHNAAADVNATAQAFFEMMRLEVYPLDRIFFDDVQMKAFKDHNPAVFKPFDIVIRRQVADSKKRKKTADFGDTDDIDIGNFFHFYSHSIYSTLQATTGLADMVSIAEKNNFPAVGLVDLGNMMGAFKFIDEVEKYNGNLKQKKQDAEAAEEKPDNYDEINSAKFLTPILGLELYISERYQQRQFTKDDPDRRTQVVLLAKNFEGYKNLAKLSSIGFKEGYYAGVPRISRALISQYKDNLIALTGSLSCEVPSTILELGEQRGEEVFQWWLNEFGDDFYVQIQNHQMDEEDYVNEILLKFADKHNVKILAQNETYYTRKSDAKIQDIVACIKDGEKLSTPVGKGFGKRKGLNSEQFYLKNSEEVKQAFQMYPDAFIAYDEFLNKFESYKLKRDVLLPKFDIPEEFQDAEDLNDGGKRGEMNFLRHLTYEGARKKYEEITDDIRERLDFELDIIAKTGYPGYFLIVQDFCNEAKNMGVSVGPGRGSAAGSAVAYCIGITNVDPIKYDLLFERFLNPERISMPDIDIDFDDEGRDRVIKWVIDKYGQNQVAQIITYSVLGGKSAIKDAGRVLDVSIPETNNIAKLIPNTPGMNIAKVMKSDLKKFKPEDLPLVDEIKGILNNPDDGRFNVLDSAYKMEGCIRNTGIHACGVIITPEDISNLVPVTIAAKDADILVSQFDNSVAESAGLLKMDFLGLRTLTIIKDAVKLIKNRHGIEIIPDDIPLDDAKTYQLFKEGRTIGIFQYESAGMQKYMRELKPTVFADLIAMNALYRPGPIKYIPNFINRKHGLEEIIYDLPETQEYLQETYGITVYQEQVMLLSQKLANFTKGEADTLRKAMGKKQKAVLDKMFPKFIEGGKKNNLDEEKLHKIWKDWEAFAEYAFNKSHSTCYAYIAYHTAYLKANYPAEYMASVMSNNINNTKQITLFMEDCQAMGVDVLGPSVNESEYEFAVNEKGQIRFGLGAIKGIGEGPSEAICKEREQGGRFTDIYSLFERIPSSQLNKRVVESLVFAGAFDELDSYHRAQYFDVDTAGRTNIERLLKYSNSFQDSKNSVENSLFADFADEVQIERPKINPAPEWQNMHKLNREKEAIGFYLSAHPLDEFYYQYKFIQGALSKKSVVNKKLDEELEKAPENEKVEEQDDKDEVSTDIDFPADILEVDGDEIIEEVIKKVDPRGKFNFLNLDEVDPYRDFVLQRDFSNLTPAEISKLKEKKFRSKGNDNSKEYMVSGLITEYVIRDGYESGTKIAFITLEDYTGSYSFRLNDKDYMRLREKLGEHRFVIFKIKFAPSKDFDRLYVNVTEVIDLKEAFDRYANQLSLVVPFNEVDQDDIEFFRRTFAHNKGVHKLSFYLKDPVENHFVELNSMQTSVDISAETIKLLHEYKKYELFLN
- a CDS encoding DUF2059 domain-containing protein, producing MKKITILLLILAASLTFAQEQTVSPAKKEKIKTFLKLTNVLGVANQVMDNMINSYQTYYKQVPAEYWDELKKETANTNDFEELLIPIYSKYYTEKELDDIIAFYKTSTGQKVIKTMPDMTKESMQAGQEWGMKLGQKVMKKINEKYPVQKEVIMNYPSSK
- a CDS encoding efflux RND transporter periplasmic adaptor subunit gives rise to the protein MKIGKTLLYILIAAGLLGGGAYIISKNQKETNKQTAIIASSNAEIPVNVVTASFEHVSADYSSNGTFAPLQNMQLSSEIAGKVIRVLVKEGDFVHAGQTVATIKKDALEVDHSTAQAAYQNAVVDNQRYENAYKTGGVTKQQLDQSRLQLKNAKNSLDQAGIKIGDSNVRTLISGYINKKTVEPGAVVSTGTPLFEIVNVSKLKLQVTVNESEVAKLRIGDQIKIKASVYPDKEFSGRITFIAPLADASLNFPIEITVDNNPNNELRAGMYGTAVFSAKETGTQHAYMTLPKNAFVDGVSNNKVFVVQKDNTVKLTKVVGGRIFGDKIEIISGLNEGDRVVTSGQINLTDGTKISVIK